The DNA sequence CGGAGATCGACATGAAGATCACGCCGGCCTTCTTCAGCTCTTCCTTGAAGGTGGTGACGACCGAGACGCTGTCGAACACGGCGTCGACCGCGATCTTCGACTTCTGGACGCCGGCCAGGATTTCCTGTTCCTTCAGCGGAATGCCGAGCTTCTCGTAGACCTTGAGAATCTCCGGGTCGACTTCGTCGAGCGACTTCGGACCGGTCACGCCCTTCGGTGCGGCGTAGTAATAGATCTCGTTGAAGTCGATCTTCGGGTAGCTGACGCGCGCCCAGGTCGGCTCTTCGAGCGTCAGCCAACGGCGATAGGCCTCAAGCCGCCACTCGAGCATCCATTCCGGCTCGTTCTTCTTCTCGGAGATGAAGCGAATGATGTCTTCCGAGAGACCCTTCGGGGCCTTCTCCACTTCGATGGTGGTTTCGAAGCCGTATTTGTACTGGTCGACGTCGATCTGACGGACCTGATCAATGGTCTCCTGCACGGCAGGCATGTCGTTCTCCAATCTTGCCGGATCCAAGGTCCGGCAGCTTGTCAACACGATGCGGCTGAGCGCATCGCTTATGTAATGGCTAAAAGGCGCTTTTCACCCTGTTTGCCAAGCGGAAAATTGCTTTTCCGCAATTTCGTCCCATCGCCCGGGCTTAGGCCGCCTGTCCCGGTGCCCGGCGTCTTGCTGCTACCTTTGCAAAGACCGCGGCGCAACGTTCGATTTCAGCCGCTGTCGTCGCTTCGCCGATCGATATTCTAAGCGCACCCTGGCGCGGATCGTAGCCCATCGCCGTCAGCACGTGGCTCTGCCCGACCTTGCCTGACGAGCAGGCCGATCCGGCCGAAAGCGCCACCCCTTCGAGATCGAAGGCGATCTGGCCCGTTTCGGCCTTCAGGCCGGGAAGCGTGAAGAATGTCGTGTTGCCGACGCGCGAAACGTCGCGGCCGTGAATGACCACATCTGTCGCTGCTGCCAGCATCTCGCTTTCCAGCCTGTCACGCAACGCGGCAATCGCGCTCATGCGTTGGCCAACGCCTTCGCCGACTTTCCTGGCGGCTGCGGCAAAGCCGGCAATCGCCACCGAATTTTCGGTACCGGAACGATGCCCCTTCTCCTGTCCGCCACCGCGGATCAGCGGCGCCGGCATCATCACCTCGCCACGCGCCACCAGCGCGCCGGCGCCCTTCGGGCCGCCGATCTTGTGGGATGAGAGAATGAGGAAGTCGGCACCGAGGTCTTCGATCGAAAGCGGTACGCGGCCGGCAGCCTGCACCGCGTCGACGACGATAATGCCACCGTGGGTGCGAACGATCTCGGCGATTTCGGCAATGGGCTGGATGATACCGGTCTCGTTGTTGACCAGCATGACGGCAACCATCGGCAGGCCAAGCTGACGGTCATGTGCCGCCAACAGCGCACGAAGCGCCTCAAGATCGACGATCCCAGCGGAGGTCACGGGTATTTCGCTCACTGCGTCGCGCTGGAAGCGCCCGCCTTCGCGCAGTGCCGGGTGCTCGATTGCCGAGGCGTAGAGCCGGCTGATCTTCAGAGGCGTGCGGCCCATACGGAAATCGGGCGTCAGCACCAGGTTGGCCGCTTCCGTCGCGCCGCTGGTAAAGATGACGCTGGCGGCTTTCGCACCGCAAAGGGCGGCCACATCGCGGCGGGCGCCTTCAATGAGCGTGCGCAGCGCGCGGCCCTCGCCATGGACGGAAGACGGATTGCCGACGAGGTCGAGCGCCGACAGGCAGGCCTCGCGCGCTTCAGGCAGAAGCGGCGCCG is a window from the Ensifer adhaerens genome containing:
- a CDS encoding cysteine desulfurase family protein; this encodes MSGSRIYMDWNATAPLLPEAREACLSALDLVGNPSSVHGEGRALRTLIEGARRDVAALCGAKAASVIFTSGATEAANLVLTPDFRMGRTPLKISRLYASAIEHPALREGGRFQRDAVSEIPVTSAGIVDLEALRALLAAHDRQLGLPMVAVMLVNNETGIIQPIAEIAEIVRTHGGIIVVDAVQAAGRVPLSIEDLGADFLILSSHKIGGPKGAGALVARGEVMMPAPLIRGGGQEKGHRSGTENSVAIAGFAAAARKVGEGVGQRMSAIAALRDRLESEMLAAATDVVIHGRDVSRVGNTTFFTLPGLKAETGQIAFDLEGVALSAGSACSSGKVGQSHVLTAMGYDPRQGALRISIGEATTAAEIERCAAVFAKVAARRRAPGQAA